The genomic DNA CCCATGACACATCTCCAGGGCCTGCCTTCTCAAGATGGTTGTACCCAGCTCTGGGGATTACATTGAGATGGAAATGTTATACCCACTGTGACTCCATCCTGCAGTCTTCCCAGACAAAGACAGCTTCTGACACTCTTCCCTGGCATCAACAAGTCATTGGAAAATAACAGCCCTACCTCGCCATGCTATATATGATTTTGGTCAGAAGGGTCATACAGATGTTTGGTGAAATCACAGCAAAATTGTGAAACTGCAGCTTTGGGGTATAAATTAGAGTTGAGTCTATATGAGTTCAAGAGGTTTAAGTTCAGAAGAATGGCATCACTTCAAATGTAGTGTCAGTTGTGAAGACAGCTGATGTCTCGTATTTAGCAGGCTTTGTGGGGAGCACTTGTAGTGCTGTGATGACGTCCTGTGACGTGAGCTGTGGATGTAGATAGCTGCTGCTTTGAGGAAGTAACCAGTGCAGATGAGACCCAGTTCCCTAAGCACAAAGAGTGCAGGTAGTCTTATCTTTCGTGGCTTTTAAACTATGTGATCACTTGGTACGTGGAAAGCATGTTAGGACAAACGTGAGGATACTCTGGTGCGGGAGGCAGAGCTGTTTTTTGGTATCAGCGTTAGAAGTGGAAGGatgtgctgcacagcagccacGAGGCTGTGATGGTGAGGTGATGGTGACAGCAGCTGCcatacagctgtgctgtgtccggaagagctgttttttcctcccctgGAAGCCCAGAAGTCCCTGAGGGGTGGCAGCAAGCCCCCAGGAGCTGATGTCTGTGGGTTTGCAGCTGCTCTATTTGATATAGAATAGCTCACTGTGCCTGACTAACCTCATGTTATTTTTGGAAAAGTGAGAATCTCCAGGGAGATCAAGTCCTGTGTTGCCAGCCACATGACAGCTGTCTCTCATGACAGTAGCTCATCAAGACCAGGGGATGCTcgcatttattttcattatgaacTCTAATGTTACAAGATCTTAATCATTTCAGACGCAGGCACTACTAAACTTGTACTTACATATTTGGTGTATAACTGCAACTTCTCTTTCATTAATCCCACGACAGTACAGACTACTCATAACATTGCATATGGGTAAGCTTAATACAACATTTGCAGTGAAATTAAATGCTCATTGTTTGCTGTTAAGTAGTGCTAATACCACAAGTAATGTGAATGCTGGTGAGTCTCATCAGTTACTGCCTCTCTACGTAAGCAAGTGTGATTGATCTGCTGTGCTGGATTAACTGTGAGGGCAGAGGTGAGATGATTTCTATATTTGAGATTTGACTCGGGTGCCGGCAGCTGGGGGAGTATGAAAAAGAGATAGGAAACTTCTATATTTTTTCAGTAGATTTAATTGAAAAGTTTGcaataaattaaacagaaaatgtacagaaaaggTGCTACATGTGTTTGTTGAGCACAAACATAATAAAAGTACAGCTTATATAACTTAGAATATATCAATTTTAAGATGAGTCAATACCTAATATATTTACATCACACAGTATTATCATGGAGCTAACGCTTATTAACACTTCACAGATTTCAAAAAGCCATTGCAAAGTCTCATCTGAGCCTTGTCTTGTTACATACAAAATTGTCAGTCATCCTTATTCTTCTTCTGAACCTTTATAATCTTTTCCCATCAGCAGTTCTTTGGGTTTCTAACCCTTGGTTCAGCATTCACAGTAGAGTTCAAGTGATAAATAGCATCCATATCCTGTCTCAATTCCATGTTGTAAGTAAGGAGAGGATTTTCACCACATGTTGCCTTCATGCTTGTAACAGACTTGTTAGCTCTCGTCCTGCATCTTCTTGCCCACAGAGCTGTTTGCATCCCTCTCCTACCACGTCCCAAGGCAGGCGTTCTCTTTGCTGAGATCCAACCGCCCTGAAGAATGTGCTCACAGAATATTTGACACAGAGTCTACTTGACTCTTTCTTATctcaaatacattattttgaGTTGTTGGTCTGCAGCTGATTCAGAAGGTTCAGGTAGGTTTTGGATTTCAAGAATCTGGGATATGAATCCCTTTCCATGAGGATGTAGACAGTTCTCTGGGCTTCATCAAAACTTGTGTGAGTTGGGTCTTGAGCCCTTTTGGCTGTTGCTTCCCTCATCTGATGGTCAATATTGAtctggaaggggaaaaacaatcaTTGGTTGTACATTAGAAATGTATTCTTTATCTGTAAGTTGGTATTGACAGTAAATAAATTCCTAACTAAACAGTAGAGAAAGTAGTAAAACAACCTTTAGTTAAACCTCAAGTTAAAACAATAGGAGAAATCTTGTGTAGGACGAATCTCCAGTTAGGTATGCAATTGATATACACAACTTTTAATTGTCTAGCATGCCTCCATATTTGAAAGGACTGTAACAATCCATAGTATTCCTATTCTCAAAGCCTACTTTCAGGTGTCTGACTCTAAGCACCAGCAGTAATTCAAACTGGGCTGACTCAGCATCATGTGCTGAGCCACTGgcgctgctgctgagctgttgctagcactgcagcactgcctgcatcGTGTGGCTGTGATTGTGAGGTCTTACAGTatcacagctgaaaaacatGTGGCTTGATCTTCGTGTCTAACTGAATGAATATACGCACATCTCAGTGAGAGGATGCTActatcttctgatttttttcaatatcCCTGTAATGGAACTATACAGGTAACTTTGAACTTACCTGTTTAATAGCATCTGACTGAACAAACTCCTCATAAATCCTCTCTGCTTTGCCATGTAAGTGATCAGCCTTGGTTTTCTTGTAATCTTCACAGGCCAGCCAGAACTCAATGTTCTCCTCACTGAACTCTGACTTCAGGAACTCCCGAAAGACACCTTGACCACCTGCACAACATAAATACATAGAGCATGATATTTGTGTCTGGGGATGGTGAAGTAAAGAGTTCATAGCAGGAGTTCTGTTGAAATCTTGAGTATAAAATGTTGATGGGAAGctctgttctttccttcttttacatTTTGCAAATATTCCAGTTTCAAGGGTGATAGGAGTTATATAATGACGTCTAGGAGCTTGTAGATCTAGAACAGGGCTACCAAATTACAGCCCTGGATTCTAGCCTTCCTTAAATGAACTCACCTAGGGTACagctaaaaacaaaattccaaaTTGAATTGGTGTTGTATGCAGGCTGAAAACTGGTCAAAAAAACATTGTTCTGGGCCTGCAAGGGTTTATTTACTCTACTAGGAGTAGGAAATGGGGATGTAGGGGAACACAAAACCTTAGAAGGAAATCAGAACATAGTAGCTGAGAGCTGAGAATAACTAAAAGCTAACAGTCCGTTCTCTGTCAGTGTTTGCACAACTCTACAGCTTTGCATATTTGGTGAACTTtagattaataataataataatgattcTTCAGAACAAGAACAATTAATACTGAAGTAATATACTTACTTTGGCTGGCCAGGAGCTTTTCCAAAGACTGGGACCACTGTATTACTTCCTCTGCAGAAAGCCTGATTTgacaaatgaaggaaaaggtTTTAGGCAAGAAAccacatgttttcttttgtgtgtttaaaGGAGACAGGTTTTATTATTCTATtccagaaatgtatttattaaccGTGTATTTATTAAACTTATGGCTTTCTCAGCGCAGATGTGGGAGCCCTCACTGAGAAAAATAaccagaaaaatggaaacacagGGGTTTAATGGTTATCCTGATTTCTGTTCCCAGAGAGATGAGTTTTTACTGTGACTAttagcaaataatttttctccttgctaCTTTTTCCATATCTTTGAAATGAGGCTTGTAATTCCTCTGTTATTTTCTTGTGTGTGAAGCATCCTTCCTTGTAAACTGTTACAGAAAGAGTACAATATGTCTCTGAATAAAAGAGATTTAAGCAAGGTGTCTACTCCCACACCATTTGATGAAAACATAAGAAAGAGCTCCTAATTCCATGAATAGTTTCTGCTTCCTAACATTCACCTCTTTTAGAAAGTCTGAGGCACTATTGGTATATTAGAAGTAATTTGCTGGTGTACAAGTAGGatagaaattatttaatttaaaaaaaaaaagtttgactATTTAGTAATCTAACTGTAGATATatgtttaaatttttctttcttttttttttttttttttttttttttttgtacttacATGACATTCCTAGAGTTAGAAGACTTCATTCCAGATTCGAGATGTGGTACCATGCACTTCAAATAGTTCTTGAGATCTGCACCACTGGAAACAATGAATAGACATTTGTAATCCATTGAAGTTGTAGATGCATTTCTACTCTAAGTGAATTTCTTAAAACttaaaggcaaacagctccatcCTATGACTGACGTCTGGAAAGTTGCATATCCATGTAGTTATTTTTGAAAGACTAAGAGACTCCTGGTGTCTCCAAAATCTCATGAACCTAAATGAAAGAGCTGAGTATTAGCTCAAAGTGCTTGTAGCAGTGCTATAGTCCTGGCCTTTGGGAGGGCTTTATGGTCCTTCAGCCCAAAAAAGGCGCAAATTCTTTATCTCAAGACTtagtattattttcctttttaatacaTTGAGGTTTATACTAAGATATATATACTTACAAagccttttgcttctttttacgGATTTTGCCTTCTGTGAGCTTGCAGTCCTCCTTTCCATTTAATTCAGTCATGTtgttatgggaaaaaaataatcctggcATTTTACTGAACTTTGAAGAGAAGCGCCTCTTGCAGCGATAATCCTCCAAGCACCAAATGTCAGTTTGCTGCCTGCTGCCGCCTTTTATTGACGCAGGCAGCCCCACTAGTTGGTGTGAACAGATCTGTTTATCATGTAGCCTCACCACAAACTGTGGAAGTTCCCTTTTTTCAGAGCGCGGTGACGTGAgtcttttgagaaagaaaacagacagcagTGTCTCGTGGTTGGGGTTAAACCGGATGAGACTGATTTACTTTAGGTTTGTTTTGTGCGTCCGTGATACCATAAACCCCAAATATTCCCTCTAGAACTTTGAATTCTTGTCTTTTCTTAGTGAATTCAAATCAGCGTTTCTTCTTGAGCTCATCTAATGGGCCCCAAATATTGCAGTTTAATCTTGAAAACTCACCCCTTATGTGTCTGATACACCACGTGTGTATTagaattgtttgctttttgtgagTCAAACAAGAACTGTGTACTCTAAGATACACCAATATCAATGTTCTATACGTAACAAAAGTGTGTCATTATCATATTATCACAGGAaagcttgggttgaaagggaccttaaagatcatctagttccaattccCTTCTGTGGGCAGGGTAGTCAACTACTAGAACTGACTACTAAGGAGCCCATCAAGCTTGGCCTTAATGctcccagggatggagcacccaaAATTTCTCTGGGCTGTGGGTACCAGCCCCTCACCACcctcctaacatctaaactaaacctcccctctttcagtttaaacccattccccttttcctatcactaccTACCTGCATAAGAAGTtgctctccctcctgcttgtaagttCCCTCCAAGTACTGGAACGCTACAatgaaccttctcttctccaagctaaacaagcccaactccctcagtctttcttcataggagagatgctccagccctctgagcatctttatgacctcctctggacccactccaacaactCTGTACCAGTTGCTCTCCAAAGAGCAACAAAAGATTGCTATGTTAAATAGAGGCATGTGATTTGTTTAGCCACACGTGCTGTGGGAATGTTAAACAATTTTGatagtaaatagttttaaaggagagaagagagagattATTTGTAAGCTCACTGATGTATTTCAAGAAAGCTTCTGTAATTTTTGGTGATTCATAGTAGTATAAAGATGAATTTAAGGTACAGAACTGTTGTTTCAAAGGCGGTCTGATCATTATAATGCATCTGAGGGAGGCATCCATTCTTTCTCCATATATATACTTGAATTCCCTTGTGAAGAACACACCATGAATACAAAGCAAGGTGAATTGTTACCTTGAAAAGAGAGAACTTGCCTTTGTTTATTTGTCTGGACTTTAGAGGTGTAAGTACTTCATCTCATCCCTGGACATTtcaatgttttgcttttctggacagtttcaaagactttttaaaaataatgcttataAC from Lagopus muta isolate bLagMut1 chromosome 5, bLagMut1 primary, whole genome shotgun sequence includes the following:
- the RGS1 gene encoding regulator of G-protein signaling 1 → MPGLFFSHNNMTELNGKEDCKLTEGKIRKKKQKAFGADLKNYLKCMVPHLESGMKSSNSRNVMLSAEEVIQWSQSLEKLLASQSGQGVFREFLKSEFSEENIEFWLACEDYKKTKADHLHGKAERIYEEFVQSDAIKQINIDHQMREATAKRAQDPTHTSFDEAQRTVYILMERDSYPRFLKSKTYLNLLNQLQTNNSK